ATGGAAGAGAAAGTCTATGCGCAACTCGTGCCGCATTACACGCCTGAGAATCGTGAGGCATTGCTGCGCGAACGCTCGGCACTCTGTTGGCCGGAGAAAATCACCGTGCCGCTTTTATTGCTGCATGGGGATGCAGACACCAAGGTGGGTGTGGTGCATGCGCGGCGCATGCATGAAGCGCTCAGCGCGCTTGGTCGCAGCGTGAAATATATTGAATTCCCCAATGGCGGGCACGGGCTGATGCGCGAGAATGAAACCGTGATGCGCGAAGTGGCCGCGTGGTTCACCGCCCACCGTGTTGCATGATACGCTAGTTAATGAGGTTGCGCACGACCATGGCGCACTCAAGACTCGTGGTGCTTAGTGCATAATCGGAATTGAGGTCGGATTGGTTTGCTGCATCGGTGCAGTTGTCCCAGCGGCGAGCCATTATTTTCCCATAGGCGGGGCGGCCATCGTCCATCTTCGTGTCGATATTCCATAACTCTTCGGGTTTGAAAGCGGAAAGGCCTGCATCGGAGGTGGCGGCCATCGCGCCTAATTGCATCCAATTGCCATAATTGCCAGCGAACATGGTGCCGTCGCCTGCGAAGTTATCTAGATAGGCGCGCATGCCCCATGCGGCACTCGCACTCACCTTGGAGCGGGGCACGTTGGTTCCTGCAATCCAGCAGAGCGAGGCGTGGCACGCGCCACTCACACCCGTATAGGTGCCCTCGATTAAGCTAGCATTGGCCAGATGTTGCCACATGCGATAATGCTCGTAATCGTTCGTACCACCGATGCGGCCGTCGCCGTTACCGTCGCAGGTTGCTTGGGTGGTACTGCTGGTGGTGATGCAGGTGGCGGGGGTGGCGTGCGCTGCGGTCCAAAATTGGGTGGCGTTGCTCATATCGCCTGCCATTGCGAAATATTTATCGCGGAACGTGCCCGTGGCTGTCTGCCAGCGTTGAAGCTCGGTACTCACGGCGCGTAGTTCCGAGGCGCGAATGAGCGACTGACCAGCCAAGATTCCGCCTGTTAGCAGACCTAAAATGACTAGCACAATCGATAGTTCTACTAAGCTGAATGCTTGCAATCGGCCATGGTTTTGCATATGCAGATTTTAACAAACTGTCGTGGTAAGTCTATGAAAGAATATAAAGCCTACGTCTATCAAGAGTCGCTGCTGGGATCGTTGTTCCTCGGCCAGTCGAAGATTGACCCTGATAAATTTACCAAGTCGCTCAACGAGTGGGCGCTGCAGGGCTGGAAAGTTATCGAGATTGTGCGCGAGACGCGCCGCATGTTGCTCTTCTGGTCGCGTGAGGCGTTTCTGGTGATTATGGAGCGTGATCGCAGACCTGCTCCTCCTGGCGCGAACTAGTCTTTATTACGTGCGCTCAAGCGCTACGCGGGTTCTAGTGATCGAATAACAGGAGAGATGCTATGGACATGATGATTTACGGGATTGTTTTTTTCATCGTCATTACTGACGCAATACTCGCGCAATATTTCAACAAGAAGCGCAAACAGCTCGACCCGAATGCAGCGGATTATGCGCAAAAAGATAAGGCGTATCGTTTCATCATCAAGGCCGTGCTCGGCTATTCGTTTGTCGTGGCGCTGATGCTGATCATCGTGGTGAAGCCACTCTTCGTGCAAGGAACCAACTAATGAGGCGTATGATGTGGATCGCATTGATTGCCATGTTCGCACTGGCGGGAGCAAGTTTATATCTCTACCAGCGTATTCCGTTCATGATGGAATTGCAAAACCCTGCAGCACGCGAGCAGGCGCAAGCAACGGTGACGGATGTGCGCACGCCTACCATGAAGAAAAACCAGCGCACCAGTGACTTGCGCACGACGGTAAAATTTGAGTTCACTGTGCCGCTGAGCGATGCGACCATTCATGGCGCCTACGAACAGTATTATAAAGAAGATGCACCAATAGTCGGCGAGAAGGTTGCAGTGGTCTATCTGCGCAATCACCCGCAGCATTTTGTGCGCGAGGCAGAGTTGCCTAAGCTTGCGAATGAACTGCGTTGGTCGCGCATCGGTATGATGCTGTTTGGCATCGCGGCGGTCGTAGTGCCGTTTATGATTTTGGGTTTTGGGCGACGCTAACTTTTCTTGTGCGTTTTGCAACGTTGCGAGCAGAATTTCACTTGCTCCCACACGCGTTCCCATTTTTTACGCCAGCTAAATGCACGCCCGCACGCCGCACAGATTTTGTGCGGCAAATGCGGTTTTTTATGTGCCATTATTTCTTAAGGGCGTCGCGGATTTCGCGCAGCAATAACACGTCTTCCGGCGTGACGGCAGGCGCCGCCGCCTCGGCCTTTTTCAGTTTGTTGATTTGTTTGACCAGCATGAAAATCACGAAGGCAACAATCAGGAATTTGATAACGGCGTTGATGAACAGCCCATACATAATGAGCGGCGCGCCCGCTTTTTTCGCTTCCTCGAGTGAGCCATAATCGCCCATCGACAAGTCGAAGTAATAGTTCGAGAAGTCGATGCCGCCGATAATCATCCCGATGATGGGGTTGATGATGTCGCCCACCAGTGAGGTAACAATCGCGGTGAATGCGGCGCCCACCACGATACCGACTGCCATGTCGATGACATTGCCACGGGCGATGAAGCTTTTGAATTCGGATAGTACGGACATGTGTGCCTCCTTAGGTTGCTGTCGTTACCATACAAAACCCAAACCTGAGGGCAAGAGGCTTGCATTTCTTATCCACTCTGGCATTGAGGCGCCCATGCGGGTGTAGTTCAATGGTAGAACGGCAGCTTCCCAAGCTGCATACGAAGGTTCGATTCCCTTCACCCGCTCCAACGCCTCAACTTACGCGCGCGAAAGAGTGCAGTGCGAAGCTAGGTGCTTTTTTTATCTGTTAAATCTGCTATAGTGCCCTGAAATAAAAATAATATTCAGGGAGTTTCTCGCATGTCTCATGCCGTTATTGTCGGCTTTGTCCGTTCCCCATTTACTCCATCGAATAAAGGCGCGCTCGCTAAAACCCGACCGGATGACATCGCGGTGCAGGTCATTCAAGGCCTCATTAAAAAGACGGGCGTGAAGGTCGATGATATTGAAGATCTCATCATGGGTTGTGCATTCCCTGAAGGAGAGCAAGGTTTCAACATTGGGCGCATGGTGGCGCTACAAGCGGGTTTGCCTATAACCGTGGCTGGCTCGACGGTTAATCGTTGGTGCGGTAGCTCGATGGAGGCAATTCACATCGCTGCGGGCAATATCGCGACTGGTAAGGGCGATGTATTTATTGCGGCGGGTGTTGAATCCATGACACGCATTCCCATGGGTGGCTATAACCCGTTGCCAAATCCTACGCTTTATAAGGATATGCCAACGGCCTATATGTCGATGGGACTTACTGCTGAGCAGGTTGCGATAAAGTGTAGCGTGACACGTAAAGCGCAGGAAGAATTCGCATTGCAATCACACCTCAAAGCCGCGAAGGCGGACTTCTCGGAAGAGATTGTGCCCATTACCACGAAAGATGGTGTGGTCGATAAAGACGGAACGATTCGCGCGAACTCGACGCTGGAAGATATGGCGAAGCTCGACCCCGCATTTGATGCCAAGGGCTCGGTAACGGCGGCGACTTCTTCGCCGCTTACCGATGGTGCGGCGGCGGTATTGGTAGTGAGCGAAGCCTACGCGAAGAAGCATAATTTGAAAATTCTAGCGCGCATCAAATCAACGGCTGTTGTTGGTCTTGATCCTGCAGTGATGGGCTTAGGGCCTGTCTATGCGAGCGAGAAGGCACTCAAGCGTGCGGGCCTTAGCATCAAGGATATCGACATCGTAGAAATCAACGAAGCGTTCTCTGCTCAGTCCATTCCTTGCGCACAGCAATTAAATATCGACCCCGCAAAACTCAACATCGAGGGCGGTGCGATTGCGCTTGGCCACCCGCTTGGCGCATCGGGTGCGCGCATCACGGGTAAGGCTGCGCTGCTGCTGTCGCGCGGTAAGGGTAAATATGCGCTTTCTGCTGCCTGTATCGGTGGTGGCATGGGTATCGCGACGGTGCTGGAGAAGGCGTAATGGATATCAAAAAAGTTGCCGTACTTGGTTCTGGCGTCATGGGTTCTGGCATTGCAGGTGTGCTGGCTAATGCGGGCATTCCTGTATTGCTGCTCGACATCGTTCCTAAAGATGCTTCGGACCGAAACATGCTTGCCAAGGGCGCGATTGAGAAACAACTCAAAGGCGGCACGCCCGGCTTTTCGCACAAGCGCAACGCCAAGCTGGTAACGGCTGGCAACCTCGAAGACGATTTGGACAAACTCGCCGAGGTGGATTGGATTATCGAGGTCGTGCTCGAGAAGATCGAAGTGAAGAGCGATGTGTATCGGAAGATCGACAAGGTGCGCAAGAAGGGCTCCATCGTGTCGTCGAACACCTCGACGCTACCGCTCGCTGTTTTGATTGAAGGTCAGTCGGAGCAGTTCAAAAAAGATTTCATCATCACGCACTTTTTCAACCCGCCGCGCTTCATGAAGCTTTTGGAAGTGGTGAAGAGCCCAACCTTTGATGCCACGCGTTTTGCGCACTTCAATGATTTTGCGGATAGAGTTTTGGGCAAAACGGTGGTGGGCTGCAAGGACACGCCAGGGTTCCTCGCGAATCGCATCGGTGTTTATTGGATGACCGCAGGGCTGGTCGACGCGCTGAAGCTTGGCATAAAGGTCGAGGAGGCGGACGCCATTATGGGCAAACCGCTTGGTTTACCCAAAACGGGCATGTTCGGTCTTTATGATCTAATCGGCATTGATTTAATGCCACTGATTGCCAAAGCGATGATGGCAACCCTGCCAGAGAAAGACGCATTCCGTTCGCTATACAACTTGCCGCCGCTCATTGAGAAAATGATTGCCGATGGATATACGGGTCGCAAAGGCAAGGGCGGCTTCTACCGCATGCAGAAAGATGCGAATGGTAAGAAAACCAAAGAAGTCATCGACTTCAAAACGGGTGAATATCGCGCTGAGAAGAAAGCCAAGCTGGAATCAATTGATGCAGCAAAGGGCGGCATCGCAGCGCTGCTTTCGCACTCCGATATTGGTGGGCAATATGCTGCAGCCGTGATGCTCAAGACATTGCATTATGCTGCATCGCTCATTCCCGAAATTTCAGACGATATCTATAGCGTCGATGCGGCGATGGTGAATGGCTATAACTGGAAATACGGCCCGTTCCAACTGATTGACCGTGCAGCGCACGGCGGCGTTTCTGGCACAGAACTTATTGCGCAAGCGTGGGAAAAAATTGGACTGTCGGTACCTGCGGTGATTGCCGAGGCGCGCGGTAAAAAACTCTACGACGTGGTGGATGGCAGGCGCATGCAGTTTGCTATTGGTGGTAAACATACTGCGGTTCCCGTCCCTGACGGTTCATTACTGCTCGAAGATATTAAGCTCACCAAGAAGCCCTTCAAAAAGAATGCCTCGACGCAGCTATGGGACTTGGGCGATGGGGTGGCATGTCTTGAGCTCACCAGCAAAATGAATACGTGGGACCCTGAGAATTTGCGCATGGTGCAAGAGGCGCCAGAAATTATCCAGAAGGCTGGTTTCGGCGCGCTGGTGATTGGTACAGACGCGGAGCATTTCAGCTTCGGCGCGAATATTGGATTTTTCAATCTGGCGTGTAATACCGCGTCATGGTGGGCGATTGCCGATATGGTGAAGCAGGGCCAACAAGGTTTCATGGGGCTGAAATATGCACCATTCCCTGTGGTGTCATCGCTTTCGGGTATGGCGCTGGGCGGTGGGTGCGAAATTAATCTACACGTGGACGCGGTGCAGGCGCATCTGGAATCCTACATCGGTTTGGTCGAAGCGGGTATTGGTGTCATCCCCGGTTGGGGTGGCTGTAAGGAGCTTTTATTCCGCCACGTTGCTGCAGGTATTGCGACACAAAAAGCCGTCATGAAAGGGCAGAAGCCAGAGCAGTTGATGGCGGCGGGACCTATGCCTGCAATTAGCAAATGCTTTGAATATATCTCGACCGCGAAAGTGGCGGGCTCTGCACACGAAGCAAAAGACATGATGATTTTAAATACGAAGTCGCGCATTTCGATGAATCGCCGCCGTGTATTGGCGGACGCTAAAGCACACGCGCTGGAGCTTGCGCAAAACTACAAAGCGCCAGAGCCATTTACGATTCGTTTGCCGGGCGAGACGGGCTACACCGCGCTGATGATGGCGGTTGGTAATTTCGTGGCCAATGGCAAAGCCACCAAGCATGACGCAGTGGTGTGTGACGCGTTGGCGAAAGTGCTGACGGGTGGTGATACCGACATCACGCAAGAAGTGACCGAGCAGCAGATACTCGATTTAGAATATGAGTATTTCATGCAGCTTTGCAAACACCCTGATACGCAAGCGCGCATTGCGCATATGCTCAACACATCTAAGCCTTTAAGGAATTAGCATGCCAGCATACAAAGCCCCATTGAAAGATTTCGACTTCCTGATCAATCATTTTCTGGAACTCGACACGCATGCGGATGTGCCAGGTTTTGCAGATGCAAAGGATTTGGTGCAGCCGTTGCTAGAGGCTTCCGCGCAAATGTGTGAGGAAGTGCTCGCCCCGCTCAACGTGGTGGGTGACAAGCAGGGACTGAAATTCGAAAACGGCAAGGTGACGACGCCCGAAGGTTTCAAGGAAGCTTACAACGCATATAAAGAAGGCGGCTGGAGCACGCTGACATGGCCAACGGAATTTGGCGGGCAGGGGTTACCAGAATTTCTCAATATGCCGATGCTCGAGATGGTGTGTTCGAGCAACTTGTCATTCGGCCTCACACCCGGGCTTACGCATGGTGCTATCAATGCATTGTTAGTGCATGGGAATGACGAACAGAAGCAAACCTATTTACCAAAAATGATTCCGGGTGAGTGGTCGGGCGTCATGTGCCTTACCGAACCTGTGGCGGGAACGGATTTGGGATTGCTCAAAACCCGCGCTGAACCGAATGCAGATGGCAGCTATAAAATCGAAGGGAATAAGATTTTTATTTCAGCCGGTGAGCAGGACCAGACTGAGAATATCATTCACCTTGTGCTGGCGCGTTTGCCGGATGCACCTAAAGGCAGCAAAGGCATTTCGCTTTTCGTGGTGCCGAAGTTTTTAGTGAATGCAGATGGGTCGCTAGGTGCACGCAACAATTTTTCGTGCGCGGGCATCGAGCACAAGATGGGTATTCACGCGTCACCTACCTGCGTGATGAATTATGATGGCGCGACAGGCTGGCTCGTTGGGGAACCGCATCGTGGTCTGCCTGCAATGTTCGTGATGATGAACACGGCACGCCTCTATGTAGGTGTGCAAGGTTTGGGCGTAGGCGAGGCGGCGTATCAAAATGCACTGGCTTATGCGAAAGAGCGCCCACAAGGTCGCGCGCTGAACGGTGCAAAATTCCCCGAAAAACCTGCAGACCCCATTACGGTGCACCCTGATGTGCGGCGCATGTTATACACAATGAAAGCCTTCAACGAAGGCGCGCGTGCGCTGGTGATGTGGACCGCGCTGATGCTGGATATCTCGCACCGCCACCCTGATGCACAAAAGCGCCAAGAGGCGGATGACTTCGTGCAGCTCATTACACCCATTCTCAAAGCGTCGCTCACCGACGGCGGGTTTGAAACCGCCAGCACGGCTATGCAGATTTTTGGTGGTTATGGCTACATCGAGGAATATGGTGCAAGCCAGTATCTGCGCGATTCGCGCATTGCTATGATCTATGAAGGTACCAATGGCGTGCAGGCGATGGATCTGGTCGGCCGCAAGCTGGGTTACGAGACTGGCAGATATCTCAAAGCATTCTTCCACCCGCTTGATGCATTCATTGCCGAACATCGTGATGACGCATCTATGGCCGAGTTCAATAAGCCGCTTAAGCAGCATATGAAATATCTTCAGCAGGCGACGATGTGGATTGGCGCGATGGGTATGGTGAACCCGAACCATGCGGGTGCGGCGGCGGTTGAGTATCTCAAGATGTTCTGGCTGGTGGTCAATGCATTCATTTGGGCAAAGACCGCGAAGATTGCCTTAGCGCAAATGGATAGCGACCCAGAATTCTACAAAGCGAAACTTGCCACGGCGCGCTTCTTCTACGCGAAGATATTGCCGCAAACGACAGGGCTACTTGCTTCTATTACCAATGGCTCCGATGCGGTGATGGCCGAGAGCGAGTTTTAGACCACCCGAGCATTAAAAATTTGGCTTCCAGCAAGGGCGGAGAGCCAATTGTCACAAAAGCTTCACATTTCTTTTGTGACGTTTGTGTTAAGATACTCCTGAATAATGGCTTAACGTATTGATTATTATTCATTCGCGCGTGAGTTTGGCGTGGTGAAGCGAGTTCAAAAATCAGCACTGAAAGCCCAAATAAGTAAAAAAATTAACTAATTATTTACGCATAGAATGGTAAATTGGTTAAAATTTTAGAGGTTCGGTAGCGCATGGTTACTTTATCAGAAGTACGTTTTGATCAGAATGGAATCCGCGACCTTAACAGGGAGAGGGACGAAGCGCTGAGCGGTCGTCACGCGGAAGGTGCGCTGGCGCGTATCCCGATTATTGGCGGATTGCTGCAATATGTAGATGTCGACTTCTATGCGCGTGATCGTGATTCTGGCTTTGGCATTGGCGGGAACACGCGAGGCATTCAAAATCTTGGTGTAGGTGATCCGATTGGTAACATGCGCGATGCTCTTGGGGATATTGCAAGAGAAGCGAGAGAGACGTTCCTAGAATCACAAGTATATGATCCAAATGGCATCATGCTCAATCTCAGCCAGCAAGATCGCGCACAACTTGCTGCAGAATATATGTTGCCTATTATTGCCACGCTTAACAGAGCTGGCCGACAAGAAGATGCCCAAGAACTTGTTCGATCGATGCAGGCGCAAGGCTTCACGACGATTGAAGCAGATATATTAGCTATTGAAGCAGCAAATGTTGCGGCACAAGAAGCACGTGCATTGGAACGTGAAGAGCGCCAAAGAGGAGAAGATTTGCGTCGTGCGCGTGGTGCCAGCATGCGCGATCCTGATGCAGATGCAATCGTAACGATTGCAGCAAATGGTACGATGACCAGCACCAATCTTGGTACTACGGAAGCTCCAGCAGACCTTACCGCGACTAGCTCATTACAAGATCAGGTTACCGCACTTCTTACCGCACGAACCATTACCGTGGTGAGTGCAGATGGCACGTCTCGCGATGCAAGCGGCAACGTAGCGCGTGCAACTGAACTTGTAAGAGTGCTCGCCCGTGGAGGTGACCCTGCGGCTTTGACGGGTGTGCTGCAAGCACTGAACAATCCAGATGACGACGATCTAGCGCGCAATGCCTCGAACCTGTTGCGCTCGCTGACGCCCGAAGAGATTCGCGCTGCCGTTCCCGACGATATTAATAATTTCGCCGCGATTGAAGAAGCGCTGATTCGCACACAGGAAGAATTGCGTAGAGAAGTACGAGAGAATCGTAACCGTTCGGCGGGTGGTGATAATGGTGCTGGCATTTTCCAAGCGCTTGCTGCCTTCTTCATTACGGCGTTCGTACAAGACCCAGCAGAGCGCGAGCGTATTCTAAATAGTATGTTCCCAGATAGAGATGCACCAGAAGCAGGTGCGGAAAGCCCAGCTCCTGATGCTCCTCCTGCCGCAACTCCTGGCTCGGATATCGTCGCGACGATTACGCCAAATGCAACTAATCCCGACCAAGACACGGTGGTGTTCGCTGGTGGTGGCATAACAGCAGCTGAAACATCGGCGGCTCGAGAACTATACCATGCGTTGAATGAGCCAGACGTTACAGCGCAGGATAGAGAAACTGTCGCACGCGCACTAAGAGAACATCCTCGTCTCGCGAACATGAAGGTTAGTATTGGTGGCGGCAATAATCCACCAATTCCCTTGGAACAATTTCTCCAACAGAACATGGGCACTGTAAACGGTGTGAATGCGTTTGATGCCCAACTCCAAGCTGCATTTGATGATGCGCAGCGCCGTGCTGCGCCACCTGCGCCCGAAGCACCAGACACATTAGCAGGACCACCAGATGGTCCGCCAGTGGGTGGTGCGCAAACCGCAGCAGATATTATGAGCTCACCAGAGCTAACGGCGTTGTTGCGCCAGACGTTTATTGCTGAAGGTAAGCAAGCTGAGTATGATGCGATTAGTGCACAGATTAGAGAGCTACAGCAAGCTGGCGGAGTAGCTGGCGGAGCGCCCGCTCTTCAACGACTATTTAATGAGAGTCTTGTTAGACAGTACGAGACGAGTCATGCTGGTCAAGCTGGTGTTACAGCAAATAGTCGGCTCGACCTTGCCGAACTAAATCGCATGGTGGATTCTATGCGTTCGCCTGAAGGTGGTTTTTCGGCAGATGAGGCGGCAGCTATCAGTAATTTTGATCGTGTAGCAACGCAATGGAATGCAGAAGCTGGCAATCGATTCCAGGCGACAAGTACGACACCAGCGCCAAGTACTTCTGTACCAAATCCGAGTTTGGTTGCTTTTGAAGCGGCGTTTATAAGTGGTGCTCCGATCGGCTCAGACACTGCTAATCAGGTGCTTGATCGACTATTTAATACGTATGATAATCGTAAGTTAGATGGAACATCTGGTGCAGATCGCATTCTTGATCAGCAGGAGTTAAGCCGTTTGGCTGCAGATGTTATTGGTGATAATAATAGCCGTGCATATGGTAATGATTTGGCTTTCAGAACGTTGCTTGCTGCAAATGATATTGATCCAGCCAAGGTGGGTCTGCAGTGGCAAGGTGATGCTCAAACGGGTCATTTTGTAGAAGCACCACCTCCTGCTGCAGATGCGCGCATTCTAATCGCTCGCGACGTTGCTGCTCGCTAATACCCACTAGCCAAAGTTTTCTCTGTTCGTTAGCATGGCTACATGCAACTCAATAAAGACACGCCTGCTTATAAGGTTGGTGCGGTGGTGGTGAAAAACCCCACGCATGCACCGCAATTTCTGCTCGTGAAACCGATTGGCAAAAAGCTCGATGGTAATGCACCGTGGGTGCTGCCGCGCGGCACAATTCGTGCGCGCGATGCTGCAACGGGTGAATGGGTGGATTTGCGCGATCAAGCGACCATTCACGCCATGCAAGGCGCAGAGCTAGAGTCGTATGAGGAAGGGATTTTGCACGAGCTACGCGAGGAGGCGGGGGTAGAACATCTCGACCCTGCACGTCTTATTCCCATCGGTATTCGCACCTATCGCAATGCGCATGGCAAAGACAGGCCCGTCTATTGGTTCGCCGTGGTGATGGACGAGGCGGATGCTGCGGCATTAAATCCTATGCCCGAAGATGGGGCAGCCCCTGCCACATGGTTCACGATTGAGCAGATGACGGCGATGGCGAATCGCGGTGAAGCGCGCCACGGCTATGCAGAGATTTGCAAAGATATTCTGGAAGAGCTGCTGCGAAAGCGAGCCTGTTAAGCGACTTCCTGCCACTTGAGGGCAAAGCCATGTTTGGCGGTATCGACCATTGCGTGCAACTTGCCGCGCAGTAAGCCTTCAGCTTTTTTGCCGAATACTTCATAACGCCAGCCGTGCATGATGTGCGAGTTGGCCATGGGCACTTCGCCTTTTACTAGGGACTCCAGCTCGTCACGGTCTGCTACAAGGCGCGGCACCACATGCGCTTCCTCGCAGCATTGTTTGAGTAGCATGCGCAGCATATCAAGGCATGCTTCCTGACCCGCATTCAGGCTAATGCCACGTGGTGGTGGCGAAGGAAACTCGCTTTTGGGTGCAATGCGCGCCGCGTTCATTGCTTCAATCAGTGCGGTTTGCCATTCGCGTGAGAGGTTGTTGCCAAGGCCGCGCACTTGTTGCAAGTCCTCCACCGACTCGGGAGACTGTGCAGCAATTTGCAGCACCACTTCGTCACGAATAATGCGTTGGCGAGGTACATCGCGCTTGATGGCTAATTCCTCGCGCCAAGCGGCAACGGCACGCAGCATGTGCAGGTAAAACGGGTCGCGGCTTTTGACCTTCAGGCGCTTCCATGCATTGCTTGTATCAATCTGGAAACGGCTTAGGGCATAGGCCTCGTCCATTTCTTCTTGAATCCAGCTACTGCGATTATCTTTGGCGATGCGCGCTTCCATGATCTCGAAAATCTTACGCAGGTGAATCACATCATCCAGCGCATAGGTGAGTTGGCGGTCGCTTAAGGGGCGTTTGGCCCAATCGGTAAAGCGTGAGGCCTTATCAAGCTTTGCGCCCACCAGTTCGCGCACCAAGGTTTCATAGCTTGCTGACTCACCAAAGCCGCACACCATGCCGGCGATTTGGGTATCATATAGCGGGGTGGGGATGATACCGCTCAGGCGGAAGAAAATCTCGACGTCCTGCCCTGCGGCGTGGAAGACCTTGATGATGGAAGGGTCAGCCAAGACCCGATAAAGCGGGGTTAAATCCATCCCTTCGGCGAGCGGGTCCACCGCCACCGCTTCTTTGCTGGTACCGATTTGTAGTAGGCAAAGCTGCGGGAAATAGGTGCGCTCGCGGATAAATTCGGTATCCAGTGTAATGAAGCGCTCACCATGCAGGCTTTCGCAGAGGGTTGCCAAGTCGTCGGCGGTGGTGATAACGCGTGATTCCATGGGCGGGGTGTAGCTTACTTTGAGGTGTAAGCAATCATTTTCTGTCGGCTTGTGAGTCCTCGGGTGATGTTCAATGTGGATACGGGTATTTCAAACGCAGTCGCAAGTAGGCGCAGCAAGGCTTCGTTTGCCTTACCATCCTCGGGCGCAACGCGCAGTTTTACCTGTAGTTCTGGCTTGCCATTTGCGTCGGGTTTGAAGCCCAAAATGGCGTCTTTTGGCGCCTTTGGGGTCACCTTTACGGCTAAAAACCCGTGATTCAGTAGCAAGTCCTTTGCATTTTCCATGGGTTAGGTTATAGCTGCACCGCGTAAAAACTAAAGGAATACCTATGCATACATACCGTACCCATACATGTGCCGCACTTCGTGAAACCGATGCGGGCAAAACCGTGAAACTCTCAGGCTGGGTACACCGTACGCGCGACCATGGGCAATTGGTGTTCATCGACCTGCGCGACCATTATGGTGTAACGCAATGCGTGGCGACTCAGGGTCACCCTGCATTTGAAACACTCACCCATTTGCGCAACGAGTCGGTCATTACGGTGACGGGCGAGGTGGTGGCGCGTGATGCGGCTGCTGTGAATAAGGATTTGAACACGGGTGAGATTGAACTGAAGGTGACGGATGTGCATGTGGAGTCGGTTGCCGACCCGCTACCACTTCAAGTGAATGCCGATGTGGAATGCCCCGAGGCGACGCGTTTGACCTATCGCTTCCTCGATTTGCGTCGTGAGAAGTTGCACAAAAATATTATCCTGCGCAGCAACGTGATTGCATCGCTTCGTCGTCGTATGATTGAG
This sequence is a window from Alphaproteobacteria bacterium. Protein-coding genes within it:
- a CDS encoding NUDIX domain-containing protein, which translates into the protein MQLNKDTPAYKVGAVVVKNPTHAPQFLLVKPIGKKLDGNAPWVLPRGTIRARDAATGEWVDLRDQATIHAMQGAELESYEEGILHELREEAGVEHLDPARLIPIGIRTYRNAHGKDRPVYWFAVVMDEADAAALNPMPEDGAAPATWFTIEQMTAMANRGEARHGYAEICKDILEELLRKRAC
- the rnd gene encoding ribonuclease D, coding for MESRVITTADDLATLCESLHGERFITLDTEFIRERTYFPQLCLLQIGTSKEAVAVDPLAEGMDLTPLYRVLADPSIIKVFHAAGQDVEIFFRLSGIIPTPLYDTQIAGMVCGFGESASYETLVRELVGAKLDKASRFTDWAKRPLSDRQLTYALDDVIHLRKIFEIMEARIAKDNRSSWIQEEMDEAYALSRFQIDTSNAWKRLKVKSRDPFYLHMLRAVAAWREELAIKRDVPRQRIIRDEVVLQIAAQSPESVEDLQQVRGLGNNLSREWQTALIEAMNAARIAPKSEFPSPPPRGISLNAGQEACLDMLRMLLKQCCEEAHVVPRLVADRDELESLVKGEVPMANSHIMHGWRYEVFGKKAEGLLRGKLHAMVDTAKHGFALKWQEVA
- a CDS encoding DUF167 domain-containing protein, whose translation is MENAKDLLLNHGFLAVKVTPKAPKDAILGFKPDANGKPELQVKLRVAPEDGKANEALLRLLATAFEIPVSTLNITRGLTSRQKMIAYTSK
- a CDS encoding acyl-CoA dehydrogenase C-terminal domain-containing protein gives rise to the protein MPAYKAPLKDFDFLINHFLELDTHADVPGFADAKDLVQPLLEASAQMCEEVLAPLNVVGDKQGLKFENGKVTTPEGFKEAYNAYKEGGWSTLTWPTEFGGQGLPEFLNMPMLEMVCSSNLSFGLTPGLTHGAINALLVHGNDEQKQTYLPKMIPGEWSGVMCLTEPVAGTDLGLLKTRAEPNADGSYKIEGNKIFISAGEQDQTENIIHLVLARLPDAPKGSKGISLFVVPKFLVNADGSLGARNNFSCAGIEHKMGIHASPTCVMNYDGATGWLVGEPHRGLPAMFVMMNTARLYVGVQGLGVGEAAYQNALAYAKERPQGRALNGAKFPEKPADPITVHPDVRRMLYTMKAFNEGARALVMWTALMLDISHRHPDAQKRQEADDFVQLITPILKASLTDGGFETASTAMQIFGGYGYIEEYGASQYLRDSRIAMIYEGTNGVQAMDLVGRKLGYETGRYLKAFFHPLDAFIAEHRDDASMAEFNKPLKQHMKYLQQATMWIGAMGMVNPNHAGAAAVEYLKMFWLVVNAFIWAKTAKIALAQMDSDPEFYKAKLATARFFYAKILPQTTGLLASITNGSDAVMAESEF